The following coding sequences lie in one Caproicibacterium argilliputei genomic window:
- the dut gene encoding dUTP diphosphatase has product MNLPVKKLRENAVLPTRATVGSAGLDLYACLEQPLTLLPGQLYQVPTGIAVALPEGTVGLLCGRSGLGVKHGITLSNSVGVIDSDYRGELAAGLCNVGDKAYILQPGERFAQLLVVPILLPEPVAAKELPQTQRGEGGFGSTGQAG; this is encoded by the coding sequence ATGAATTTACCTGTAAAAAAGCTGCGGGAAAACGCGGTTTTGCCCACCCGTGCAACCGTCGGTTCTGCCGGATTGGATTTATATGCCTGCCTGGAGCAACCGCTTACCTTGCTGCCGGGGCAGCTGTATCAAGTACCGACCGGCATTGCCGTAGCGCTGCCGGAAGGAACTGTCGGTCTTTTATGCGGGCGCAGCGGACTTGGTGTGAAGCACGGCATTACGCTGAGCAACAGTGTAGGTGTGATTGACAGCGACTATCGTGGCGAACTGGCCGCAGGGTTGTGCAACGTCGGCGACAAAGCATACATTCTGCAGCCCGGCGAACGATTTGCACAGCTTCTGGTCGTTCCGATTCTGTTGCCGGAGCCGGTCGCCGCGAAAGAGCTGCCGCAAACGCAGCGCGGTGAGGGTGGTTTCGGCTCCACCGGGCAGGCAGGCTGA